One Myotis daubentonii chromosome 12, mMyoDau2.1, whole genome shotgun sequence genomic region harbors:
- the LOC132213287 gene encoding small nuclear ribonucleoprotein G-like, with product MSKAHPPELKKCMDKQLSLKLKGGRHVQGILRGFDPFMNLVIDECVEMATGGQQNNIGMVVIRGNSISML from the coding sequence ATGAGCAAAGCTCACCCTCCCGAGTTAAAAAAATGTATGGACAAGCAGTTATCATTGAAATTAAAAGGTGGCAGACATGTCCAAGGAATATTACGGGGATTTGATCCCTTTATGAATCTTGTGATAGATGAATGTGTGGAGATGGCAACTGGCGGGCAACAGAACAATATTGGGATGGTGGTAATACGAGGAAATAGTATCAGCATGTTATAA